Proteins encoded in a region of the Canis lupus familiaris isolate Mischka breed German Shepherd chromosome 1, alternate assembly UU_Cfam_GSD_1.0, whole genome shotgun sequence genome:
- the TTLL2 gene encoding probable tubulin polyglutamylase TTLL2 isoform X3, whose translation MVEDRPPGPILKPPVFHVDDTTPEVVQSVLLERGWDKFDKGEQNVEDWNLYWRTSSFRMTEHINVKPWQRLNHHPGTTQLTRQDHLARHLKHMKRMYGTPLYEFIPLTFIMPNDYNKFVAEYFREKHVLGAKHSYWICKPAELSHRRGIIIFSDIKGLLFDDTYIVQKYICNPLLVGRYKCDLRIYVCVTGFKPLTIYIYQEGLVRFATEKFDLSNLQNNYAHLTNSSINKSGVSYEKIKEVIGHGCKWTLSRFFSYLRSWDVDDLLLWQKITQVVILTVLAIAPLVPFAANCFELFGFDILIDDNLKPWLLEVNFSPALSIDCSADISVKRKLIHDTIELIYLQGLRNERTGCRDGAKGSHSVSLTKLDVGRFNKVCSALPCESLLQFTSRTFKDESAVKKAIKICPENKHASQPREMTSRKKDLLLSTREAPKTKPKLKGRRSPHKKIIPFMSLIQSRADKTSISPCVPLDNGKVPGLQAGNFVLIFPFNEATFGASRNGLNVRRIIQKLQKLKNKQHSHMLEMETKR comes from the coding sequence ATGGTGGAAGACAGACCTCCAGGGCCCATCCTGAAGCCACCAGTGTTTCATGTGGACGACACCACGCCAGAAGTGGTGCAGAGTGTCCTGCTGGAGCGTGGGTGGGACAAATTTGATAAAGGAGAGCAGAACGTGGAAGACTGGAACCTGTACTGGAGGACGTCGTCTTTCCGGATGACCGAGCACATCAACGTTAAGCCGTGGCAGCGGCTGaaccaccacccaggcaccacccagcTCACCAGGCAGGACCACCTGGCCAGACACCTGAAGCACATGAAGAGGATGTACGGCACGCCGCTGTACGAGTTCATCCCACTGACATTCATCATGCCCAACGACTACAATAAGTTCGTGGCCGAGTACTTTAGGGAGAAGCACGTGCTGGGTGCCAAGCACAGCTACTGGATTTGCAAGCCTGCCGAACTTTCTCATCGGAGGGGGATCATCATTTTCAGCGACATTAAAGGCTTACTCTTTGACGATACATATATAGTACAGAAATATATCTGCAACCCCCTCCTTGTGGGCAGATATAAATGTGACCTCCGCATCTACGTTTGTGTCACCGGCTTTAAGCCTTTGACCATTTATATCTATCAGGAAGGGTTAGTGCGGTTTGCCACGGAAAAGTTTGACCTCAGTAATTTGCAGAACAACTATGCCCATTTGACCAACAGCAGCATCAATAAATCCGGGGTCTCGtatgagaaaatcaaagaagtGATCGGTCACGGTTGCAAGTGGACCCTCAGCAGGTTCTTCTCTTACCTTCGCAGCTGGGATGTGGATGACCTGCTTTTGTGGCAGAAAATCACCCAGGTGGTTATTCTCACGGTGCTCGCCATCGCACCCTTGGTCCCCTTTGCAGCCAACTGCTTTGAGCTCTTTGGGTTTGATATTTTGATTGATGACAACTTGAAACCATGGCTTCTAGAGGTCAACTTCAGCCCTGCCCTGTCCATAGATTGTTCAGCGGACATATCGGTAAAGAGGAAACTTATCCATGACACCATTGAACTGATTTACTTGCAGGGTCTGAGAAACGAGAGGACGGGATGTCGTGATGGTGCAAAGGGGAGCCACAGCGTCTCCCTCACGAAGCTGGATGTGGGCAGATTCAACAAGGTTTGCAGTGCTCTTCCCTGTGAGTCCCTCTTACAGTTCACGAGTAGAACATTTAAGGACGAATCTGCTGTAAAGAAGGCTATAAAAATATGCCCTGAAAATAAGCATGCCTCCCAGCCTAGGGAAATGACTAGCAGGAAGAAAGACCTACTTCTGTCAACAAGAGAAGCCCCCAAAACCAAGCCAAAGCTAAAGGGCAGACGCTCGCCCCACAAGAAGATCATTCCATTCATGTCACTCATTCAGTCACGCGCGGACAAGACCAGCATCTCCCCGTGCGTCCCCTTGGACAACGGCAAAGTGCCGGGTCTCCAGGCAGGGaactttgttctcatttttccctTCAATGAAGCTACGTTTGGAGCTTCTAGGAATGGACTGAATGTCAGAAGGATAATTCAAAAGCTCCAGAAACTAAAGAATAAGCAACATTCCCACATGttggaaatggaaacaaaaaggtGA